A region of the Candidatus Neomarinimicrobiota bacterium genome:
CTTCGGCCAACCAGTGGCCCAACCCACGGAGGAACTGAAGAGCACCTATTATGGCTTAAAGCTAATTATGACAAATCAGAGCATATGATTCCAATGCGAGATGGAGTTGAGCTTTACACTCTTGTCTACATGCCTAAAAATTGGTCCGAGGATGTGCCTATTTTACTCTTCCGAACACCATATTCAATCGGACCCTATGAACCCGAGGAGTACCGCAATCCATTGGGCCCATCTGTGGAGTTTGATAGGGCTGGCTATATATTTGTGTTCCAAGATGTCCGCGGGAAGTTTAAATCAGGGGGAGAGTTTGAAGTAATTCGCCCATTAGCTTTACAACCTAAGGGGCCAATGGATGTGGATGAAAGTACAGATAACTATGATACTATTGACTGGTTAATAAATAATATAGAAGGCCATAACAGCCTGGCTGGTCAGTGGGGAATCTCCTACTCGGGTTGGCAAACGGCTATGGGAATGGTAGATGCCCATCCCGCCCTTGTGGCGTCGTCCCCGCAGGCCTCACCAAGCAACATGTTCATCGGTGATGACTTTCATCATAATGGAGCATTTCGTATTACGTATGCATTTCAGTGGCTTGCCGGACATGCAAGAACACGCGACGTTCCAACAGAACAACGTGTGGGACCATTTGACTATGGTACACCTTGGGGATACGAGTTTTTCATGGAAGCCGGATCTGCTTCAAACATTGATGCTCTCTACTTTCAGGGTGATGTTCCCGCCTGGCAAGAATTTATGGAGCATGATACTTATGATGAATATTGGAAGCGCCAAGATGCGCTTCAATACTTAGATGGGATTGACCATGCAATACTAAATGTTGCCGGCTGGTTCGACACAGAGGACTTTTATGGCCCCATGTCTATTTACCGGACAGTTGAGGAAAGGAACCCTAACAGTGAGAACACCTTAGTTGTTGGCCCTTGGTTGCATGGTGGCTGGCGCCGGATGTGGGGAGACCATTTGGGCTGTATAGATTTTGATTCTCAAACCTCAGTATATTTTCAGACTAAAGTGCAATTCCCTTTCTTTGAGCATCACCTTCGTGGTGGACAAGACTGGACTCCTCACGAGGCAATAGTTTTTAACACGGGGGCGAATGTGTG
Encoded here:
- a CDS encoding CocE/NonD family hydrolase; this translates as MWSGIIILTSLLRKTLKMKKINAQLPNESIQRFLSFFVLLETILFMSGCTGQVASVSSEARPYGQVTSVPLGLPKLRPTSGPTHGGTEEHLLWLKANYDKSEHMIPMRDGVELYTLVYMPKNWSEDVPILLFRTPYSIGPYEPEEYRNPLGPSVEFDRAGYIFVFQDVRGKFKSGGEFEVIRPLALQPKGPMDVDESTDNYDTIDWLINNIEGHNSLAGQWGISYSGWQTAMGMVDAHPALVASSPQASPSNMFIGDDFHHNGAFRITYAFQWLAGHARTRDVPTEQRVGPFDYGTPWGYEFFMEAGSASNIDALYFQGDVPAWQEFMEHDTYDEYWKRQDALQYLDGIDHAILNVAGWFDTEDFYGPMSIYRTVEERNPNSENTLVVGPWLHGGWRRMWGDHLGCIDFDSQTSVYFQTKVQFPFFEHHLRGGQDWTPHEAIVFNTGANVWETHDTWPPKNVLEKKIYLREESKLSFDPPTSQDTQLGDSWVSDPNKPVPFSAEIRTTLGHLWKVEDQRFASTRPDVMVYVSDILEEDLTVVGPILADIWVSTTGTDSDWAVKLIDVYPGDAPSSVSCDIPMGGYQMHLAGEIMRGRFRNSFEEPEPMVPEQVTPIQIDLRDRYHTFKAGHQIMVHIQSSWFPAYDRNPQKFVDTYRAQPDDYEIATQTVFRSSQYPSHLTLGVVH